One window of the Candidatus Sysuiplasma jiujiangense genome contains the following:
- a CDS encoding 30S ribosomal protein S13 has translation MADQTGNDAAKGDFHFIVHIANTDLDGNKKSVVALMKIKGLGKRIAERVAISAGIDRNVKLGSYPESKYAEIEEAINSIASNFPGWMVNRPSEFETGESRHAIGTEVDLAVREDINRMKMIRCYKGIRHETGQKVRGQRTRSNGRTGLTMGVTRVAAAPAAGAGGEKAAAEAAPGQSATAGKAAKTAAPAAKSAAPAKTPAKPASKEKAS, from the coding sequence TTGGCTGATCAGACCGGGAATGATGCTGCGAAGGGCGATTTCCATTTCATAGTTCATATAGCGAACACTGATCTGGACGGAAACAAGAAGTCCGTTGTTGCCTTGATGAAGATAAAAGGTCTCGGAAAGCGTATTGCTGAACGGGTGGCCATATCCGCAGGCATTGACAGGAACGTCAAGCTCGGCTCATACCCTGAATCCAAGTATGCAGAAATAGAAGAGGCAATAAATTCAATCGCAAGTAACTTCCCGGGCTGGATGGTAAACCGGCCAAGCGAATTTGAAACCGGGGAAAGCAGGCATGCCATAGGTACCGAAGTTGACCTTGCGGTCAGGGAAGACATCAACCGCATGAAAATGATTCGCTGTTACAAGGGAATAAGGCATGAGACAGGACAGAAAGTCAGGGGACAGCGGACGCGTTCCAACGGAAGGACAGGTCTGACGATGGGTGTGACCAGGGTCGCTGCCGCGCCTGCCGCGGGTGCCGGCGGAGAGAAGGCGGCCGCTGAAGCCGCGCCTGGACAGTCTGCAACCGCGGGCAAGGCTGCCAAAACCGCTGCGCCAGCCGCAAAG